In Phocoena phocoena chromosome 8, mPhoPho1.1, whole genome shotgun sequence, the following are encoded in one genomic region:
- the PHLDB1 gene encoding pleckstrin homology-like domain family B member 1 isoform X1: MDTINRNQVGPGSKTPAMVQRGPLDLIETGKGLKVQTDKPHLVSLGSGRLSTAITLLPLEEGRTVIGSAARDISLQGPGLAPEHCYIENLRGTLTLYPCGNACTIDGLLVRQPTRLTQGCMLCLGQSTFLRFNHPAEAKWMKSMIPAGGRAPGPPYSPGPAESQSLVNGNHTPQPATQGPSACGSHSSLVSSIEKDLQEIMDSLVLEEPGAAGKKPAATSPLSPMANGGRYLLSPPTSPGAMSVGSSYENTSPAFSPLSSPASSGSCASHSPSGQEPAPSMPPLVPARSSSYHLALQPSQSRPSGARPSESPRLGRKGGHERPPSPGLRGLRTDSPAATVLAVACRATESPRAGGQLPLVAIGLSEYQASGARGQPASIPGSPKFQPPVPAPRNKIGTLQDRPPSPFRELPGTERVLTTSPSRQLVGRTFSDGSATRTLQPPESPRLGRRGLDSMRELPPLSPSLSRRALSPMPARTTPDPKVTREVAESPRPRRWAAHGASPEDFSVTLGVRGRRTRSPSPTLGESLAPRKGSFSGRLSPAYSLGSLTGASPHQSPRAQRKLSSGDLRVPVTRERKNSITEISDNEDDLLEYHRRQRQERLREQEMERLERQRLETILNLCAEYSRADGGPEAGELPSIGEAAAALALAGRRPSRGLVGGTGASARSNEEPGGATQRLWETVERSDEENLKEECSSTESTQQEHEDAPSAKLQGEVLALEEERAQVLGRVGQLKVRVKELEQQLQESAREAEMERALLQGEREAERALLQKEQKALDQLQEKLVTLETGIQKERDKEAEALETETKLFEDLEFQQLERESRVEEERELAGQGLLRSKAELLRSIAKRKERLAVLDSQAGQIRSQAVQESERLARDKSASLQLLQKEKEKLAMLERRYHSLTGGRAFPKTTSTLKEMEKLLLPAVDLEQWYQELMAGLGTGPAAASPRSSPPPLPAKASRQLQVYRSKMDGEATSPLPRTRSGPLPSSSGSSSSSSQLSVATLGRSPSPKSTLLAQNGTSSLPRSLAATLQDIETKRQLALQQKGQQVIEEQRRRLAELKQKAAAEAQCQWDALHGAAPFPAGPSGFPQLLHHSILHHLPASRERGEEGEHAYDTLSLESSDSMETSISTGGNSACSPDTMSSASGLDVGKTEEMEKMLKEAHVEKSRLMESREREMELRRQALEEERRRREQVERRLQGESARRHQLVEKEVKMREKQFSQARPLTRYLPIRKEDFDLKTHIESSGHGVDTCLHVVLSSKVCRGYLVKMGGKIKSWKKRWFVFDRLKRTLSYYVDKHETKLKGVIYFQAIEEVYYDHLRSAAKKRFLSFTMVSESPNPALTFCVKTHDRLYYMVAPSAEAMRIWMDVIVTGAEGYTQFMN; encoded by the exons ATGGACACTATCAATAGGAACCAAGTGGGCCCTGGAAGCAAGACCCCAGCTATGGTGCAG AGAGGACCCTTGGACCTGATCGAAACAGGCAAAGGGCTGAAAGTGCAAACGGACAAACCCCATCTGGTGAGCCTGGGCAGTGGGCGGCTCAGCACGGCCATCACTCTTCTGCCGCTGGAGGAAG GGAGGACAGTGATTGGCTCTGCAGCCAGGGACATCTCACTGCAGGGTCCAGGCCTGGCTCCAGAGCACTGCTACATCGAGAACCTGCGGGGCACCCTCACCCTCTACCCCTGCGGCAATGCCTGCACTATTGATGGGCTCCTGGTCCGGCAGCCCACCCGACTCACTCAGG GCTGCATGTTGTGCCTGGGTCAGTCCACCTTCCTCCGCTTTAACCACCCGGCTGAAGCCAAGTGGATGAAGAGCATGATTCCGGCAGGGGGCCGGGCCCCTGGACCCCCCTACAGTCCTGGTCCGG CAGAATCACAAAGCTTGGTGAACGGGAACCACACCCCACAGCCTGCAACCCAGGGACCCTCAGCCTGTGGCAGCCACAGTTCCCTGGTGAGCTCTATTGAGAAGGACCTGCAGGAGATCATGGACTCACTGGTGCTCGAGGAGCCTGGAGCTGCTGGCAAGAAGCCTGCCGCCACTTCCCCACTGTCACCGATGGCCAATGGTGGCCGCTACCTGCTGTCCCCCCCGACCAGCCCTGGTGCCATGTCCGTGGGCTCCAGCTATGAGAACACCTCTCCAGCCTTCTCTCCGCTCTCCTCACCAGCCAGCAGTGGAAGCTGTGCCAGCCACTCCCCCAGTGGGCAGGAACCAGCCCCTTCCATGCCCCCCCTGGTGCCTGCCCGGTCCTCTAGCTACCATTTGGCCCTGCAGCCCTCACAGTCCCGACCCAGTGGTGCTCGCCCCTCTGAGAGCCCCCGGCTGGGCAGGAAGGGGGGTCACGAGAGGCCGCCCAGCCCTGGCCTCCGAGGTCTGCGGACAGACAGCCCTGCAGCCACTGTCTTGGCAGTGGCCTGCAGAGCCACCGAGAGCCCCCGGGCGGGGGGGCAGTTGCCCCTGGTGGCGATTGGCCTGAGTGAATACCAGGCTTCCGGTGCCCGTGGCCAACCCGCCAGCATTCCTGGCAGCCCCAAGTTCCAGCCACCAGTCCCTGCTCCTCGAAACAAGATTGGCACGCTCCAGGACCGCCCTCCCAGCCCTTTCCGGGAGCTGCCGGGCACTGAGCGGGTGTTGACAACCAGCCCCTCACGCCAGCTGGTGGGCCGAACATTTTCCGATGGGTCCGCTACCCGCACCCTGCAACCTCCCGAGAGCCCCCGCCTAGGCCGGCGGGGTCTGGACAGTATGAGAGAACTGCCTCCCTTGAGCCCATCTCTGTCCCGAAGGGCTCTCTCCCCCATGCCCGCCCGGACCACCCCAGATCCCAAAGTAACCAGGGAAGTGGCAGAGAGTCCCCGACCCCGGCGCTGGGCAGCCCATGGGGCTTCACCAGAGGACTTCTCCGTGACACTGGGGGTGCGGGGCCGTAGGACACGGAGCCCCTCACCCACACTAGGGGAGTCCCTGGCACCCCGCAAGGGCAGCTTCAGTGGCAGGCTGAGCCCGGCTTATAGTCTGGGCTCGTTGACTGGGGCTTCACCCCACCAGAGCCCCCGTGCCCAGAGGAAGCTCTCCAGCGGGGACTTGCGGGTGCCTGTCACTCGGGAGCGGAAAAATAGCATCACAGAGATCAGTGACAACGAGGATGACCTCCTGGAGTACCACCGGCGGCAGCGCCAAGAGCGGCTTCGGGAGCAGGAGATGGAGAGGCTG GAACGCCAGCGCCTGGAGACCATCCTGAACTTATGCGCCGAGTACAGCCGGGCCGACGGGGGACCTGAGGCCGGGGAGCTGCCCAGCATCGGGGAGGCCGCCGCAGCCTTGGCTCTGGCCGGCCGGAGGCCCTCACGAGGCCTTGTGGGGGGCACTGGGGCCTCTGCGCGGAGCAACGAGGAGCCTGGAGGTGCCACCCAACGCCTGTGGGAGACTGTGGAGCGCTCGGATGAGGAGAATCTCAAAGAGGAGTGCAGTAGCACGGAAAGCACCCAGCAGGAG cacgAAGATGCACCTAGTGCCAAGCTCCAGGGAGAGGTGCTGGCCCTGGAAGAGGAGCGGGCTCAGGTGCTGGGGCGAGTGGGGCAGCTGAAAGTCCGGGTGAAGGAGCTGGAGCAGCAGCTGCAGGAGTCAGCCCGAGAG GCTGAAATGGAGCGGGCACTGctgcagggggagagggaagcagagcgCGCGCTGCTGCAGAAGGAGCAGAAGGCGCTGGACCAGCTGCAGGAGAAGCTGGTGACCTTGGAGACGGGCATCCAAAAGGAGAGGGACAAG GAGGCAGAAGCCCTGGAGACTGAGACAAAGCTCTTTGAAGACTTGGAGTTCCAGCAGCTGGAGCGGGAGAGCCGCGTGGAGGAGGAGCGCGAGCTGGCTGGCCAAGGGCTGCTCCGGAGCAAGGCCGAGCTGCTCCGGAGCATCGCCAAGAGGAAG GAGCGCCTGGCGGTCCTGGACAGCCAGGCTGGGCAGATCCGGTCCCAGGCTGTGCAAGAGTCAGAACGCCTAGCCCGGGATAAGAGTGCCTCCCTGCAGCTGCTGCAGAAG GAGAAGGAGAAACTGGCTATGTTGGAAAGAAGATACCACTCTCTCACAGGGGGCAGGGCTTTCCCGAAGACCACGTCGACCCTCAAAGAG ATGGAGAAGCTGCTGCTCCCCGCTGTAGACTTAGAGCAGTGGTACCAGGAGCTGATGGCCGGGCTGGGGACCGGCCCCGCTGCAGCCTCCCCTCGTTCCTCCCCCCCGCCTCTGCCCGCCAAAGCTTCCCGTCAGCTGCAG GTTTACCGCTCCAAGATGGATGGTGAGGCCACTAGCCCCTTGCCCCGGACCCGCAGcggccccctcccctcttcctctggctcttcctcttcctcctcccagctcAGCGTGGCTACCTTGGGCCGTAGCCCCTCCCCAAAG AGCACTCTACTCGCCCAGAATGGCACAAGCAGCCTTCCTCGCAGCCTGGCAGCCACTCTGCAGGACATTGAGACCAAGCGCCAGCTGGCCCTCCAGCAGAAGG GGCAGCAGGTGATTGAGGAGCAGCGGCGGCGGTTGGCTGAGCTGAAGCAGAAGGCGGCGGCCGAGGCGCAGTGCCAGTGGGACGCCCTGCACGGGGCCGCGCCCTTCCCGGCCGGGCCCTCGGGCTTCCCGCAGCTCCTGCATCACTCCATCCTGCACCACCTGCCTGCGTCCAGGGAGCGAGGGGAGGAGGGCGAGCACGCCTACGACACGCTGAGCCTGGAGAGCTCAGACAGCATGGAGACCAGCATCTCTACGGGGGGCAACTCGGCCTGCTCCCCCGACACCATGTCCAG TGCCAGCGGCCTGGATGTGGGGAAGACGGAAGAAATGGAGAAGATGCTGAAAGAAGCCCATGTGGAGAAGAGCCGGCTCATGGAGTCGAGG GAGCGGGAGATGGAGCTGAGGCGGCAGGCCCTGGAGGAGGAGCGGAGGCGGCGGGAGCAGGTGGAACGGAGGCTGCAGGGCGAGAGTGCCCGGAGGCATCAGCTCGTGGAGAAGGAGGTCAAGATGCGGGAGAAGCAGTTCTCGCAG GCACGACCCCTGACCCGCTACCTGCCGATCCGGAAGGAGGACTTTGACCTGAAGACCCACATTGAGTCCTCAGGCCACGGTGTGGATACCTGCCTGCATGTCGTGCTCAGCAGCAAG GTCTGCCGTGGCTACTTGGTCAAGATGGGTGGCAAGATTAAATCATGGAAGAAGCGCTGGTTTGTCTTCGATCGACTCAAGCGCACCCTTTCCTATTATGTGG